A region from the Arachis ipaensis cultivar K30076 chromosome B01, Araip1.1, whole genome shotgun sequence genome encodes:
- the LOC107643462 gene encoding peroxidase P7 translates to MHNNKTKLQAPTTMASFSYLQCLLVIVTVTMMIPTTTNAAALTPNFYKKVCPKALPVIRRVVQKAINRERRMGASLLRLHFHDCFVNGCDGSILLDDTKNFTGEKTAKPNLNSIRGLEVVDEIKAAVDKACKRPVVSCADILAVAARDSVAILGGPQFWYKVLLGRRDARTASITAANNNLPAPFLNFTQLVTSFNNVGLNTKDLVVLSGGHTIGFARCTTYRNRIYNDTNIETNFATSLRRNCPRTSGVGDNNLTPLDPTPSSVDNLYYKALLGKKGILHSDQELYKGNGSESDKLVELYSKNPFAFARDFKNSMIKMGNMKSLTGNNGEIRLDCRRVN, encoded by the exons ATGCACAATAACAAAACCAAGCTTCAAGCACCAACAACAATGGCTTCCTTTTCTTATTTGCAATGTTTGCTTGTGATTGTTACGGTGACAATGATGATTCCGACTACAACAAATGCAGCAGCACTCACTCCTAATTTCTATAAGAAAGTTTGTCCAAAAGCATTGCCAGTGATAAGGAGAGTGGTTCAAAAGGCAATAAATCGTGAAAGGCGCATGGGAGCTTCTTTGCTGCGTTTGCATTTCCATGATTGCTTTGTTAAT GGATGTGATGGATCGATTCTGCTAGATGACACGAAGAACTTCACCGGAGAGAAGACAGCAAAACCAAACCTTAACTCAATCAGAGGTTTGGAAGTGGTTGATGAGATTAAGGCTGCTGTTGATAAAGCTTGCAAACGACCTGTCGTTTCATGTGCCGATATCTTAGCTGTTGCTGCTCGTGACTCTGTTGCCATT TTGGGTGGTCCACAATTTTGGTACAAAGTACTATTAGGAAGAAGAGACGCAAGAACCGCAAGCATAACCGCCGCAAATAACAACCTACCAGCACCATTCTTAAACTTCACACAATTGGTTACAAGCTTCAACAACGTTGGACTAAACACCAAGGACCTAGTTGTACTTTCAGGTGGCCACACAATTGGGTTTGCAAGGTGCACAACGTACAGGAATAGAATCTACAACGACACAAACATTGAAACTAATTTTGCAACATCTCTAAGGAGGAATTGTCCTAGGACTAGTGGTGTTGGGGACAACAATTTGACACCGTTGGATCCAACTCCATCAAGTGTTGATAATTTGTACTACAAAGCGTTGTTGGGCAAAAAGGGAATTTTACATTCGGATCAGGAGTTATATAAGGGGAATGGTAGTGAGAGTGATAAGTTGGTGGAGCTTTATAGCAAGAACCCTTTTGCGTTTGCTAGAGACTTCAAAAATTCAATGATCAAAATGGGTAATATGAAGTCTCTTACTGGAAACAATGGTGAGATTAGGCTCGATTGCAGAAgggttaattaa